In one Campylobacter insulaenigrae NCTC 12927 genomic region, the following are encoded:
- the ftsY gene encoding signal recognition particle-docking protein FtsY, producing the protein MFGFLKNGLKKTLESINLVKADNKIVTKELLEEMLLEADVAYEIIEEIIYYLPPNDEVKRADLERVMGTYFIYDKPEFSSDKPFVDLILGVNGVGKTTSIAKMAFLHKTNGEKVILGACDTFRAGAIEQLKLWAQKLDMDIIATSQGHDPSAVAFDTISKALAKKYDRVILDTAGRLQNQKNLANELEKIVRISAKAMQGAPHRKILILDGTQGVSGILQAKAFNELVQLDGVIITKLDGTAKGGALFSIARELELPIFYVGIGEKMEDLCEFNVKEYLDAILEPIFK; encoded by the coding sequence ATGTTTGGATTTTTAAAAAATGGTTTAAAAAAGACTTTAGAGAGTATAAATTTAGTTAAAGCAGACAATAAAATTGTTACAAAAGAATTATTAGAAGAAATGCTATTAGAAGCTGATGTTGCTTATGAAATAATAGAAGAAATTATTTATTATTTACCACCTAATGATGAAGTAAAAAGGGCTGATTTAGAGCGTGTAATGGGAACTTATTTTATTTATGATAAGCCTGAATTTTCCAGCGATAAGCCTTTTGTAGATTTAATTTTAGGAGTTAATGGGGTTGGAAAAACTACAAGCATTGCTAAGATGGCATTTTTACACAAAACAAATGGTGAAAAAGTTATACTTGGAGCTTGTGATACTTTTAGAGCTGGAGCTATTGAACAACTAAAACTTTGGGCACAAAAACTTGATATGGATATTATAGCCACTTCTCAAGGACACGATCCATCAGCAGTTGCCTTTGATACCATCTCTAAAGCATTGGCTAAAAAATACGATAGAGTTATTTTAGATACTGCGGGTAGATTACAAAATCAAAAAAATTTGGCTAATGAATTAGAAAAAATTGTGCGTATTAGTGCTAAAGCTATGCAAGGCGCACCACATAGAAAAATACTTATTCTTGATGGCACGCAAGGAGTATCTGGAATTTTGCAAGCTAAAGCTTTTAATGAATTAGTTCAACTTGATGGTGTTATTATTACAAAACTTGATGGTACTGCTAAAGGTGGAGCATTATTTAGTATAGCTAGAGAATTGGAGCTTCCGATATTTTATGTTGGTATAGGAGAAAAAATGGAAGATCTTTGTGAATTTAATGTCAAAGAATATCTAGATGCTATTTTGGAACCTATTTTTAAATGA
- a CDS encoding TlpA family protein disulfide reductase, translating to MKINFFLVIFILVFFSACSSEKEDTQEMNGASLTQSENVHFTLKFLDDKKLFVNYQDQKFDFDDNSKAKLFVFFTSWCIPCKAEIAHLNNLHRKYKDGLDIIVLFLEENKDKEILEFIQENKITFQAGSGENSLIFSKILNIGSIPTMVLFDTKGQKIKEYLGLIPEEMLDIDIQKVIM from the coding sequence TTGAAGATTAATTTTTTTTTAGTAATTTTTATATTAGTTTTTTTTAGTGCTTGTTCGAGTGAAAAAGAAGATACACAAGAGATGAATGGTGCTAGTTTAACGCAAAGTGAAAATGTGCATTTTACTTTAAAATTTTTAGATGATAAAAAATTATTTGTCAATTATCAAGATCAAAAATTTGATTTTGATGATAATTCTAAAGCAAAATTATTTGTATTTTTTACTTCGTGGTGTATACCCTGCAAAGCAGAAATTGCACATTTAAATAATTTACATAGAAAATATAAAGATGGATTGGATATTATAGTACTTTTTTTAGAGGAAAATAAAGACAAAGAAATACTTGAATTTATACAAGAAAATAAAATAACTTTTCAAGCAGGATCAGGAGAAAATAGTCTCATTTTTTCTAAGATTTTAAATATAGGCTCCATCCCCACAATGGTTTTATTTGACACAAAGGGCCAGAAAATAAAAGAATACTTAGGACTAATTCCTGAAGAAATGTTAGATATAGATATACAAAAAGTGATAATGTGA
- the radA gene encoding DNA repair protein RadA encodes MAKKHILFECQACGNQQTKWLGKCPDCGAWDSFVELKQEQIKVLKELENINKSNLAVCINDVEEENFIRISTQYRELDLVLGGGLVIGSLTLIGGSPGVGKSTLLLKIASNLAKNGKKVLYVSGEESKAQIKLRANRLEANDKNLFLLTELCLEDILSELLKDQYEILIIDSIQTIYSNKIASAAGSVTQVREITFELMRFCKARNISTFVIGHITKDGAIAGPRILEHMVDVVLYFEGDNNKEIRILRGFKNRFGNISEVGIFEMTSKGLISAKDISNKFFTRGKAVSGSALSVVMEGSRALILEIQALVCESTYPKRSATGYEKNRLDMLIALLERKLEIPLGRYDVFINVSGGVKINETAADLAVVAAIISSFKNRPLSKDSVFIGELSLNGEIKEVFSLDVRLKEAKMQNFKNAIIASDPLEKIGLKCFVAKELREVLEWM; translated from the coding sequence ATGGCTAAAAAACATATTTTATTTGAATGTCAAGCTTGTGGTAATCAGCAAACAAAATGGCTTGGAAAATGTCCTGATTGTGGTGCTTGGGATAGCTTTGTAGAATTAAAACAAGAACAAATAAAAGTTTTAAAAGAGCTTGAAAATATAAATAAAAGCAATCTAGCAGTTTGTATTAACGATGTAGAAGAAGAAAATTTTATCCGAATTTCTACTCAATATAGGGAACTTGATTTAGTATTAGGTGGTGGATTGGTTATAGGTTCTTTGACTTTAATAGGAGGTTCCCCAGGAGTTGGAAAATCTACTCTTTTACTTAAGATTGCTTCAAATTTAGCTAAAAATGGTAAAAAAGTCTTATATGTAAGTGGTGAAGAAAGTAAAGCTCAAATTAAACTCAGGGCAAATAGATTAGAGGCTAATGATAAAAATTTATTTTTGCTAACTGAGCTTTGTTTAGAGGATATTCTGAGTGAACTTTTAAAAGATCAATATGAAATTTTAATTATCGATTCTATACAAACAATTTATTCTAATAAAATTGCTTCAGCAGCTGGTAGCGTAACTCAAGTTAGGGAAATTACTTTTGAATTAATGCGTTTTTGTAAAGCTAGAAATATAAGTACTTTTGTTATAGGCCATATTACAAAAGATGGAGCGATTGCTGGTCCTAGAATTTTAGAACATATGGTTGATGTAGTGCTTTATTTTGAAGGTGATAATAATAAAGAAATTCGAATTTTACGTGGTTTTAAAAATCGTTTTGGAAATATTAGTGAAGTCGGAATTTTTGAAATGACTTCTAAAGGATTAATTAGCGCAAAAGATATTTCGAATAAATTTTTTACTAGAGGTAAAGCAGTTAGTGGTAGTGCTTTGAGTGTTGTTATGGAAGGATCAAGAGCATTGATTTTAGAAATTCAAGCCTTAGTGTGCGAGAGCACTTATCCAAAAAGAAGTGCTACAGGTTATGAAAAAAATCGTTTAGATATGCTTATAGCGTTACTTGAGAGAAAACTTGAAATTCCTCTTGGGAGATATGATGTTTTTATAAATGTTAGTGGTGGAGTTAAAATCAATGAAACAGCAGCGGATTTAGCAGTAGTTGCCGCCATTATTTCAAGTTTTAAAAATAGACCCCTAAGTAAAGATAGTGTTTTTATAGGAGAGCTTAGCTTAAATGGTGAAATTAAAGAAGTTTTTTCACTTGATGTAAGATTAAAAGAAGCGAAGATGCAAAATTTTAAAAATGCTATTATAGCAAGTGATCCTTTGGAAAAAATAGGATTAAAATGCTTTGTTGCAAAGGAATTGCGTGAAGTATTAGAATGGATGTAG